A DNA window from Trichosurus vulpecula isolate mTriVul1 chromosome 2, mTriVul1.pri, whole genome shotgun sequence contains the following coding sequences:
- the DYRK1B gene encoding dual specificity tyrosine-phosphorylation-regulated kinase 1B isoform X1: protein MLTARLPDWGPRRPPARGSRQPPSVGPGGAGGSSCGAGCEKSPPSRAPAPGLASLRPSEPDMAAPPSHGPFSGFPAPQEHTQVVPDVRLLQRRLPLAFRDATSAPLRKLSVDLIKTYKHINEVYYAKKKRRAQQGPPEDASTKKERKVLNHGYDDDNHDYIVRSGERWLERYEIDSLIGKGSFGQVVKAYDHQAQELVAIKIIKNKKAFLNQAQIELRLLELMNQHDTEMKYYIVHLKRHFMFRNHLCLVFELLSYNLYDLLRNTHFRGVSLNLTRKLAQQLCTALLFLATPELSIIHCDLKPENILLCNPKRSAIKIVDFGSSCQLGQRIYQYIQSRFYRSPEVLLGTPYDLAIDMWSLGCILVEMHTGEPLFSGSNEVDQMNRIVEVLGLPPAPMLEQAPKARKYFDRLPGGGWTLRRSKDLRKEYQGPGTRRLQEVLGVQTGGPGGRRAGEPGHSTADYLRFQDLVLRMLEYEPAARISPLGALQHGFFRRTADEATNTGPSGSSTSTSPSPAPDASHSSSAASSVSSSGGSSGSSNDNRSYRYSSRYCGGPGPPVMDCEMHSPQVPPSQPLRPWAGGDVAHKPPPGPAPASSSSSFHGAGGRPPAQAGSSSSSSPPPPELMDVSLGGGPLLPPPAPQDCAPLRPAPPLQHPAASAFRTRTTGGGGPRGGGRPPIPPPEDPALGPRLGLCGVPQSTAASS, encoded by the exons ATGCTGACTGCCCGACTGCCAGACTGGGGACCCCGCCGGCCACCTGCCCGTGGCTCCCGACAGCCCCCCAGCGTGG GTCCCGGCGGTGCTGGTGGCAGCAGCTGTGGTGCAGGATGCGAGAAGTCGCCCCCCAGCCGGGCTCCTGCTCCGGGCCTTGCTTCCCTTCGGCCCTCTGAGCCGGACATGGCCGCCCCTCCCAGCCATGGTCCTTTCTCAGGCTTTCCAGCCCCCCAGGAGCATACACAG gtGGTGCCAGATGTCAGACTGCTACAGCGACGGCTCCCGCTGGCCTTTCGGGATGCCACCTCTGCCCCACTCCGAAAGCTCTCTGTGGACCTTATCAAGACCTACAAGCACATTAATGAG GTGTACTACGCCAAGAAGAAGCGTCGGGCCCAGCAGGGACCCCCAGAGGATGCAAGcacaaagaaagagaggaaggttcTGAACCACGGATACGATGATGACAACCATGACTATATTGTGCGAAGCGGGGAACGGTGGCTGGAACGCTATGAGATCGATTCGCTCATCGGGAAGGGTTCCTTCGGGCAG GTGGTGAAGGCCTATGACCACCAGGCCCAGGAGCTGGTGGCCATCAAGATCATTAAGAACAAGAAGGCGTTTCTGAACCAGGCACAGATTGAGCTTCGGCTGCTTGAGCTGATGAACCAGCACGATACAGAGATGAAGTACTACATCG TACATTTGAAACGACACTTCATGTTCCGGAACCACCTGTGCCTGGTCTTTGAGCTCCTCTCCTACAATTTGTACGACCTTCTGCGCAACACCCACTTCCGAGGCGTCTCGCTGAACCTGACCCGAAAGCTGGCACAGCAGCTCTGCACGGCCTTGCTCTTTCTGGCCACCCCCGAGCTCAGCATCATCCACTGCGACCTCAAGCCTGAGAACATCCTGCTGTGCAACCCCAAGCGCAGCGCCATCAAAATTGTCGACTTCGGCAGCTCCTGTCAGCTGGGCCAGCGG ATCTATCAGTACATCCAAAGCCGCTTCTACCGCTCCCCTGAGGTGCTCCTGGGGACCCCCTATGATCTGGCGATCGACATGTGGTCTTTAGGCTGTATCCTTGTGGAGATGCACACAGGAGAGCCCCTCTTCAGTGGTTCTAATGAG GTGGACCAGATGAACAGGATTGTGGAAGTGCTAGGACTGCCCCCGGCTCCCATGCTGGAACAGGCCCCCAAAGCTAGGAAGTACTTTGACCGGTTGCCTGGAGGGGGCTGGACCCTCCGGAGGAGCAAAGACCTCAGGAAG GAATACCAGGGCCCCGGCACACGGCGGCTGCAGGAGGTGCTGGGTGTGCAGACAGGTGGCCCAGGAGGCCGGCGGGCAGGTGAGCCAGGCCATAGCACAGCCGACTACCTCCGCTTCCAGGACCTGGTGCTGCGCATGCTGGAGTATGAGCCGGCCGCCCGGATCAGCCCCCTGGGTGCCCTACAGCATGGTTTCTTCCGTCGAACTGCCGATGAGGCGACCAACACGGGGCCCTCGGGGAGCAGCACCTCCACCTCACCTTCTCCAGCCCCCGACGCCTCCCACTCCTCCAGCGCGGCCAGCTCCGTCTCCAGCTCTG GTGGCTCAAGCGGATCATCCAACGACAACCGGAGTTACCGCTACAGCAGCCGGTACTGCGGGGGCCCGGGGCCTCCCGTGATGGACTGCGAGATGCACAGCCCCCAG GTCCCACCTTCCCAGCCGCTGCGCCCTTGGGCAGGGGGAGATGTGGCCCACAAGCCTCCCCCAGGCCCGGCCccagcctcctcttcctcctccttccatggGGCCGGTGGCCGGCCTCCGGCCCAGGCTGgctcttcttcatcctcctcacCGCCTCCCCCTGAGCTGATGGACGTGAGCCTTGGAGGTGGTCCCCTGCTGCCTCCGCCCGCCCCACAGGACTGTGCCCCACTCCGCCCTGCTCCCCCTCTCCAGCACCCGGCCGCTTCGGCCTTCCGGACTCGGACCACAGGGGGGGGCGGCCCCAGGGGCGGGGGCCGGCCGCCGATCCCCCCACCTGAGGACCCGGCCCTGGGCCCCCGCCTGGGCCTCTGTGGTGTTCCCCAGAGTACGGCCGCCAGCTCGTGA
- the FBL gene encoding rRNA 2'-O-methyltransferase fibrillarin produces the protein MKPGFSPRGGGRGGFGGRGRGGDRGGRGGFGGRGGFGGRGRGGFGDRGGRGGGRGGFQSPGGRGRGTPRGRGRGGRGGFQGGKKVTVEPHRHEGVFICRGKEDALVTKNMVPGESVYGEKRITVEDGEAKLEYRAWNPFRSKLAAAILGGVDQIHIRPGAKVLYLGAASGTTVSHVSDIVGPEGLVYAVEFSHRSGRDLINVAKKRTNIIPVIEDARHPHKYRMLIGMVDVIFADVAQPDQSRIVALNAHNFLRNGGHFVISIKANCIDSTASPEAVFASEVKKMQQENMKPQEQLTLEPYERDHAVVVGVYRPPPKQKEVAAK, from the exons ATGAAGCCAG GGTTCAGCCCCCGAGGGGGGGGCCGGGGTGGGTTCGGAGGGCGCGGAAGAGGTGGTGACCGAGGGGGCCGAGGAGGCTTTGGGGGCCGAGGCGGCTTTGGGGGTCGTGGCCGTGGCGGCTTTGGAGATCGCGGTGGCCGAGGAGGGGGCCGAG GAGGGTTCCAGTCACCAGGCGGTAGGGGCAGAGGCACCCCCCGGGGCCGAGGCCGGGGCGGCAGAGGAGGTTTCCAAGGCGGAAAGAAGGTCACTGTGGAGCCTCATCGACATGAGG gagtttTTATTTGTCGAGGAAAAGAAGATGCTCTGGTCACAAAGAACATGGTGCCCGGGGAGTCGGTCTATGGTGAGAAGAGAATCACTGTAGAG GATGGTGAGGCGAAGTTGGAGTACCGTGCTTGGAACCCCTTCCGATCGAAGCTGGCCGCGGCCATCCTGGGTGGAGTGGATCAGATCCACATCCGACCTGGAGCCAAAGTACTGTACTTGGGAGCAGCATCAGGCACCACCGTCTCGCATGTCTCTGACATCGTGGGCCCT GAAGGTCTGGTCTATGCTGTTGAGTTTTCTCATCGATCTGGCCGAGACCTCATCAATGTGGCCAAGAAGAGGACAAACATCATTCCTGTCATTGAGGATGCCCGACACCCCCACAAATACCGAATGCTCATTG GGATGGTGGATGTGATTTTTGCTGATGTGGCCCAGCCAGACCAGTCCCGAATTGTGGCTCTCAATGCACACAATTTCCTGCGCAACGGAGGACACTTTGTGATCTCCATTAAG GCCAACTGCATAGACTCCACAGCCTCCCCTGAAGCCGTGTTTGCCTCCGAAGTCAAGAAAATGCAGCAGGAAAATATGAAGCCACAGGAACAGCTCACCTTGGAGCCCTATGAGCGAGATCATGCAGTGGTGGTGGGCGTGTACAG GCCACCTCCCAAGCAGAAGGAAGTAGCTGCCAAGTAG
- the DYRK1B gene encoding dual specificity tyrosine-phosphorylation-regulated kinase 1B isoform X2, which translates to MAAPPSHGPFSGFPAPQEHTQVVPDVRLLQRRLPLAFRDATSAPLRKLSVDLIKTYKHINEVYYAKKKRRAQQGPPEDASTKKERKVLNHGYDDDNHDYIVRSGERWLERYEIDSLIGKGSFGQVVKAYDHQAQELVAIKIIKNKKAFLNQAQIELRLLELMNQHDTEMKYYIVHLKRHFMFRNHLCLVFELLSYNLYDLLRNTHFRGVSLNLTRKLAQQLCTALLFLATPELSIIHCDLKPENILLCNPKRSAIKIVDFGSSCQLGQRIYQYIQSRFYRSPEVLLGTPYDLAIDMWSLGCILVEMHTGEPLFSGSNEVDQMNRIVEVLGLPPAPMLEQAPKARKYFDRLPGGGWTLRRSKDLRKEYQGPGTRRLQEVLGVQTGGPGGRRAGEPGHSTADYLRFQDLVLRMLEYEPAARISPLGALQHGFFRRTADEATNTGPSGSSTSTSPSPAPDASHSSSAASSVSSSGGSSGSSNDNRSYRYSSRYCGGPGPPVMDCEMHSPQVPPSQPLRPWAGGDVAHKPPPGPAPASSSSSFHGAGGRPPAQAGSSSSSSPPPPELMDVSLGGGPLLPPPAPQDCAPLRPAPPLQHPAASAFRTRTTGGGGPRGGGRPPIPPPEDPALGPRLGLCGVPQSTAASS; encoded by the exons ATGGCCGCCCCTCCCAGCCATGGTCCTTTCTCAGGCTTTCCAGCCCCCCAGGAGCATACACAG gtGGTGCCAGATGTCAGACTGCTACAGCGACGGCTCCCGCTGGCCTTTCGGGATGCCACCTCTGCCCCACTCCGAAAGCTCTCTGTGGACCTTATCAAGACCTACAAGCACATTAATGAG GTGTACTACGCCAAGAAGAAGCGTCGGGCCCAGCAGGGACCCCCAGAGGATGCAAGcacaaagaaagagaggaaggttcTGAACCACGGATACGATGATGACAACCATGACTATATTGTGCGAAGCGGGGAACGGTGGCTGGAACGCTATGAGATCGATTCGCTCATCGGGAAGGGTTCCTTCGGGCAG GTGGTGAAGGCCTATGACCACCAGGCCCAGGAGCTGGTGGCCATCAAGATCATTAAGAACAAGAAGGCGTTTCTGAACCAGGCACAGATTGAGCTTCGGCTGCTTGAGCTGATGAACCAGCACGATACAGAGATGAAGTACTACATCG TACATTTGAAACGACACTTCATGTTCCGGAACCACCTGTGCCTGGTCTTTGAGCTCCTCTCCTACAATTTGTACGACCTTCTGCGCAACACCCACTTCCGAGGCGTCTCGCTGAACCTGACCCGAAAGCTGGCACAGCAGCTCTGCACGGCCTTGCTCTTTCTGGCCACCCCCGAGCTCAGCATCATCCACTGCGACCTCAAGCCTGAGAACATCCTGCTGTGCAACCCCAAGCGCAGCGCCATCAAAATTGTCGACTTCGGCAGCTCCTGTCAGCTGGGCCAGCGG ATCTATCAGTACATCCAAAGCCGCTTCTACCGCTCCCCTGAGGTGCTCCTGGGGACCCCCTATGATCTGGCGATCGACATGTGGTCTTTAGGCTGTATCCTTGTGGAGATGCACACAGGAGAGCCCCTCTTCAGTGGTTCTAATGAG GTGGACCAGATGAACAGGATTGTGGAAGTGCTAGGACTGCCCCCGGCTCCCATGCTGGAACAGGCCCCCAAAGCTAGGAAGTACTTTGACCGGTTGCCTGGAGGGGGCTGGACCCTCCGGAGGAGCAAAGACCTCAGGAAG GAATACCAGGGCCCCGGCACACGGCGGCTGCAGGAGGTGCTGGGTGTGCAGACAGGTGGCCCAGGAGGCCGGCGGGCAGGTGAGCCAGGCCATAGCACAGCCGACTACCTCCGCTTCCAGGACCTGGTGCTGCGCATGCTGGAGTATGAGCCGGCCGCCCGGATCAGCCCCCTGGGTGCCCTACAGCATGGTTTCTTCCGTCGAACTGCCGATGAGGCGACCAACACGGGGCCCTCGGGGAGCAGCACCTCCACCTCACCTTCTCCAGCCCCCGACGCCTCCCACTCCTCCAGCGCGGCCAGCTCCGTCTCCAGCTCTG GTGGCTCAAGCGGATCATCCAACGACAACCGGAGTTACCGCTACAGCAGCCGGTACTGCGGGGGCCCGGGGCCTCCCGTGATGGACTGCGAGATGCACAGCCCCCAG GTCCCACCTTCCCAGCCGCTGCGCCCTTGGGCAGGGGGAGATGTGGCCCACAAGCCTCCCCCAGGCCCGGCCccagcctcctcttcctcctccttccatggGGCCGGTGGCCGGCCTCCGGCCCAGGCTGgctcttcttcatcctcctcacCGCCTCCCCCTGAGCTGATGGACGTGAGCCTTGGAGGTGGTCCCCTGCTGCCTCCGCCCGCCCCACAGGACTGTGCCCCACTCCGCCCTGCTCCCCCTCTCCAGCACCCGGCCGCTTCGGCCTTCCGGACTCGGACCACAGGGGGGGGCGGCCCCAGGGGCGGGGGCCGGCCGCCGATCCCCCCACCTGAGGACCCGGCCCTGGGCCCCCGCCTGGGCCTCTGTGGTGTTCCCCAGAGTACGGCCGCCAGCTCGTGA